Part of the Periplaneta americana isolate PAMFEO1 chromosome 4, P.americana_PAMFEO1_priV1, whole genome shotgun sequence genome is shown below.
TTGCtggtcttgcatcttgatcataataataattatatccatgagcaggcttaagataagatgcgtaattcctaagttattgattgttgtctggttgccggtgatgataatacatcaatattattttctttgctttatattttataaagtatactcacattaaaacaattatattttgtgagagggGGGATAGAAGGTATCCATGGCAGGGacgttaatatgaatttatgggagggggataactttccaacagggggaaatccCCTCCCCATCCTCCCCGTTAGTTCACACCCTGCGGATACATAACTGTTAACAAACGACAATACATTGTTAAGCAGTGCTTAACAATATGGTAGCTATCAATATGAAATggatagaaaataaaatgattttttgAAATGTCATAATTTATTTCACGTGGGAATTAAAAGATCATGGATAAGTTTTATAGCCCATGCTAAATTTTATTGAAGACCTCGTAACACTGCTTGAATACAAAGTGTGTAAGTAGAGACTGACACAAAAATTATCGAATATTTCATGCTACTGCacctatatttttattaaaaattatcctGTGGGATGTCTTTAGCCTCAGGaatgttaagagaaaattatggatATTGAGCCTACAATAACATCAGTAAGAAGACGGATTCTTGCAACTTATTATTTAGGTATAAGTATTATATTATACCCCAgttaatattttgaacatattacatttctacttGTATTGTTTTCCAGGTACTAATTTTCAACTAACGAATCTATCAGGAACAACATTTGAGACTGTTGACCTGGGTAGCACAGTCGGTAgaatgctggccttctgtgtctgAGGTTGCAGGTTCTATCCTGgctcaggtcgatagcatttaattgtgctcatctactgacaaaattctggcacataggCGACGCGACATTTAATCATTTTAGACGTTAATTTTTTCCGtaatatgtatacagggtgattcataaatacctgtaaaaactttgtgggtgtaatgtagaggtaaaactaaaactaaaatgttctatacaactattcccgcaaatccttactttcagagttatgatgcaaaatgtcCTATCTTGCTAGATATAAAAAACATGGGCCAGTAAAGCCGTCGGAAGTGTAATGCTCacctacatagcgactgcgttaGATGTCTGTTATTAGTACACTCCTATTACGTACAGTTGATTTCGACCTGATAAAACTTCGTTTACTGTACGCAGGTATGTACTGATCTTAGAATTTTACAGACCTCGTTCAACTCATTCTGAACTGTTTCATAGCTATTTTGATGTCACTGCTGTAGTTATGCTATTATCAAAATTTGAGTGACATAAACAAGCGCCCTCAGACGACCCCAAAGGTAGAAGtttggtgatctggctggccaagcaactggtgTTGCACGATCTAGCTTACCGTACACAActgaagcctactgaactaaCGACAAAATGAATGTGTGCCTACGGGACGTGGTAACTGTAGGAAATGCAACAGTGCCATacaactaaacatacctacgtacagtaaacaaagtcctatcaggtcggaatcaactgtagtgggtgtacgaataagaaacatctaacgcagtcgccatgtatgcgaacgtgacacagccgaaggctttactggcccATATTTTTTATACCTGGAAGGATATGACactatgcatcataactctgaaagtaaggatttgcgagGAAAGTTGCATAGAAAATTTTAGTTGTATTTtaactctacattacacccacaaagtttttaTAGGTATTTATAAATCATCCTGTATAGGCCTATGAGAACTTGAGTCGGcttttattggtaagaaaaatactCGGAAATTTCTTGTGCTTGCTTCACGATAAACTGACATTCCAAGTATTGACTATGAACAAAACTGGCACGGTAGGATAAAAAATTCAGAGATATTCTCAGAATATAACTCTTTCCGTATCATGGATTGAAATGTACGTATATCTATGAATATAACGATAAAGAATTTTGTATATCAGATCATTCTCAATTTTTGATGTAattagaattaaataaaatgtaatacattttgtaacaccaatatttataatatacgGAATTATGTAGGAAGAATAATATGGACGctataaatatttgttttctcCTGACCGACAGCGAACATCATCAGCCAATTGGGTCGTCACACTCGGCACAGTACTGCTCCTGGCGGCAGACACAGGAGGAGCGCTGTATAGACCGACTCGTGACGACAGCTATTACTACAACCGCTACGGCCCGGGCTACACGGGTACAGGGTACTCCGACCAGCGGGGCTCTAGTTCATCTCACTGGGACCAAAGAACCAGCGGAGGAGCAGGAGCAGGTTGGGGGCAGTCCGGAGGTCCAGTCGGTCCCTCTAACAGCTGGGACAGGTGTCCGCGTTGCCCCAGCACTGGAGGAAGTAACGGTTGGGATAGGGGGAACGGATACGATAACCTTGGATATGGAGTTCCACCAGGGACTCGTTGGGAAAAAGGTGGAAAGGGAAGTGGTGGGTCATATGGGGACGGGTGGGGCAAAGGTGGGAGCTCAGGGTGGGACAATAGAGGCTGGGATAGTAGAGGTCCCCCTGGAGGTTGGAGTAAGGGTTCTTATGGAGGAACGTCTGGTGGTTGGGATAAGGGCGGTGGCTCTAACAAATATGATACTCGCGGTCAAGGAGGTTGGGACAATCGTGGAGGCGCTGGAAGTGGAGGTTGGGATAACAGAGGACCTTCTTCAAGCTGGAATAATAGAGGCGGTTCATCTGGAAGTTGGGACAACAGGGGTGGTCCTTCTGGAAGTTGGGATAACCGCGGAGGTTCTCCTGGAGGAGCCTGGGACAATAGAGGAGGAGGAGGTTCTTCTGGAAGTTGGGATAATCGAGGAGGTCCTTCTGGAAGTTGGGATAATCGAGGAGGTCCTTCTGGTAGCTGGGATAATCGCGGAGGTTCTCCTGGAGGGGCTTGGGATAATAGAGGAGGTCAAGGGAGTTGGGACAATCGCGGTCCGCCTGGAGGTGGTTGGGATAACCGCGGAGGATCTGGTAGCTGGGACAACAGAGGAAGTCCTGGTGGCGCTTGGGGGGGTGGTGGTAGTGGCGGCGGTGGTAGATGGGATGAAAGAAGCTCTGGAGGGGGAAGATGGGAAGACAGAGGTCCTGGAGGAGGAAGGTGGGAAGAAAGGGGATCTGGAGGAGGAAGATGGGCTCCCGGTGGAAGTGGAGGAGGTAATAGATGGGATGAACGAGGACCAGGTTGGGGTCCTGGAGGCggcggaggaggaggaggaggaggaggagggtgGGATGGACCAAATAGGGGATGGGACAGCAGCGGTCGTGGGGGTGGTAGCCAGGGAAGCTGGGGTTACGACAAAGGATATGCGTCTAGTTGGGAATATGGTGGTGGCGGCGGAGGTGGAGGCAGTGGTGGAGGTGGCTACAGGGGTGGCAGTGGTGGAGGTGGAGGAGACTGGGGACGAGATCCTCCATCGTCGAGTGGAGGAAGCTGGAGGGACCGCGGGTGAGTTAAACGATAATGTTCTTCTCATTCTTGGTAAGATGACTCAAGCACTGCAACTTTTCAATCACTAACAAGATGATAAATCCATTTCACTCATAAGAGATTTGAGTTAGTTGTATCTTCCATCTTCACGACATTTCACAAGTTGTTGTGCCATAGTCATCAGGTGACAGAGAGTTAAGAAATGTATCCTATTCTTTTGGGctttaataatgaataaaaaaatacataagccTACGGAGAATAGCAGGCGAGAAATAATTTATATGAGAAAACGAACAAACTTGAGGGCGTTGCTAAAAGCATGCATATAAAATGGAATACGGAGTAGAAGATAAAGTAAATTGGAGAGAGGCTTTCATTTTAAAGAGAAATAGGGGACAAATGTTTTGGACAGTGGTAATGAATAGAACAGATGTGGAGAAAACTGCCTAAATGTGCGCTCACCCCTAAGACCATCATCCATATAGTTAGCTCACATACATGTACTTCGTTCGTATCAATGTTCAGAACAATCAATTATGTTTGCGTTAGTGGCGGAATAGTGTCTCACAATAAGCCAGAGAAGTCTATAGGATCAAGAATGAATAtaaactgcaataataataataataataataataataataataataataataataataataataataatacagagggGAATTATGTTTTCGAAACTGTTCAAGTTATGATGAAATATGAATTATCTTGGAGATAATAATTGACGGATTCTTACAGTGAGTGGGGAAAAATTAGGGTTCCATagctatattacaacaatttatGAATTCGATGAATAAATCGCCTTatgttaaaacttaaaaaatgtttTAGAGCATTTAAGACAGTGACTTCCAACATTTCCCAAagttaaaattacaatacatttctTGAAGTAATCAATAATACAAAAACACGAACTGCATTCTTTGCAGATATTTCGAAAGCAAATtctttttctaaaaactatttttttaaataaatgtttcttataaagaaataaaaccaatGTTGTGAAGCTTTCCACTGCAATAAATCAGTCTATTAGAAACAAACTTAGCATTGAAGCGCCCAATTCATGGCAtcaaatacgaaaataaaatttgtgtACTAAAAGCATTGATTCCTAAGTATATACACTCTGAATAGGGCATTTTACTGCCTGTTGTCATAGTCACTTCTCTAATAATGTTTCAAGTTACCTCGGTAAACCCTTCGAATATAGATCTATTTGCAcataggccttacttacttacttacaaatggcttttaaggaacccgaaggttcattgccgccctcacataagcccgccatcggttcctatcctgtgcaagattaatccagtctctatcatcacaccccacctccctcaaatccattttaatattatcctcccatctacgtctcggcctccctaaaggtctttttccctccggtctcccaactaacactctatatgcatttctggattcgcccatacgtgctacatgccctgcccatctcaaacgtctggattttaagttcctaattatgttaggtaaagaatacattgcgtgcagttctgtgttctatatataggcctatgacatCTTAATTTTAATAATGTTGTTTTACTTAAACACTCGTATATTATACACTACAGTTTATTTGGTGCTCTGAAAATTGTTCCTATTTCAATAACTGCATACAGGgtgaaaagaaattaaactgaCAAACTCTGAGAGGTTGTATGGTATACCAAAACAAACagttttctctaatgtcatagTGTGCTATGAGGCACTATTTCGCGAGGACACCAaatcttaatgtaacacaaaccattgccatgctttattgcttgagACTCTTATAAAACTTTTACACACCAGAATTActtcaaaagatttaaaaaaaacatttacacaccaaaatcactaCAAAAGATGTTAAAAATACCTCCATTGACATGTACACAAAGGTTAGACTACATCGGCGGGACATAGACTGTCTAACGCAGTGAAAGACTTCAGAATTATCGTTTATTTTGCGCGCTGCAGAAAATATATGCGGGCCATCAGATCATCTTCTGATTCAATTGGGTTGCGTAAACAAGATTACGCATCTGTTCCCACACAAAAAATACCAGAGGGGTCAAATCAGGAGATCGAGGAGGCCAAGATACAGGACCGCCTCTGCCAATCCACTTCCCTGGAAATTGTTCAAGTAGTCACGCACacgatgtgaatttgtagagtagtcatgaactgaagaacgcatacgccctctgccggtttaataaagcactgcactgggtcaagacgtagaacaagACTTGAATTTGTAGGgtagtcatgaactgaagaacgcaCACATTCTttgccggtttaataaagcctttaaaaaaatatgatattagaGGAAACagtttgttttggtgtcccatacaacctcccagagtttgtcggtttaatttattttcactctgtatataaatatttgtctcacaagcaaacattctcaagggggcagataaaaatgttaatttcttttctttcataatattaataacatcAAGAAAGTGCTTTTAAAAATTATGGCGActagagcgcaattacgagggcctccCAGAAAGTAAATTCCCCTGACGCCTTTTAAAgacagaaaacataatttcatgcaAAGatatattggaacagatacagcaaaattattgagctatttttcaacatatttcccacccgAAATGATACATTTCTCATATCGTTGAATGAAAGAGACGTACAGATTGCTGTctcacactggttccgatcccaggtggcagacttctacgccacagggatacaaaagttgacccCACTGTAggtatatgacaaatgtctcatttccgatggagaatatgtatgtatttattcacactggaaatgggtaaatacccagtggcagtggtaactagttacactcaataattacaattaataataaactacaattcgtaatattaataataaaataatcataacaatatataataatatcaacaaggagcatcctaaattaaatgaagcacaataaatcaatataacataattaattaaagtaaatctgatttatatcttaaccctaagttcgaacttaaacccacgagtatactGTATATGATACATGTTCATACTTTctcaagtacctttcagcactacactcgtTTCGCTATCAAtccactcactgcactggaactatgaaacatttcactgacactatcctgttttcactaacacttcagaaacatttcattgttgAAATACTTTGCAATACtactatgaactatagaacttcaccgACACaattcacagacacaacacacttcttcactgatacaacacttcaaataacaaaacataaattacacccttattattccgtcGAATCTATTTTGGAAAGCAGTTCAACACTTGCTGTATCtgattcaataaatctttccaagaaactgtgtttcctttctgtaaacgacccctgGGTGACTGACTTTCTGTgggaccctcgtaattgcgctcgagtggtcaaaatttttataagtacttgctttgacatttttaacatggtggaagaaaagaaattaaactttttttctgcCCCCATGATAATGATTACTTGTTAGATCCAATTTCATTTAAGAAACATTGCAAGACAGCTGTCTTAAAGTCCGTTCGCATTAATTAATGCTAGATATTCCTGTAATAAAGTAGCATGTTTATCTCACAAGCATTGTACGAGTTGATGCCTTACGTATGACAGCGCAGGACAAAGAGGTGTATGTGTACAAGACAGAAGAAATAGTCCTTCTCTGTGGACGAGAGATATATTTTTACTGCTCTGTGAGAGAAAGAATTCGACTTTTAAAAAAATTCAGCTATGAGAGAAAGCTAATAGTTTGTCCGATAATAAATTACTTAgattaaattgaattttttaataattgcGGCAGGCAATTTTGCACTTAAATTTGACGCTTAATGTAAtgcaaataaaagtaataaatattcgTTTTTTGAGTTGCCTTCAAACGTCACTTCTCTTGATAGTCTTGATGATGCTGCACGCTAgcgaagacataaataatattatttgcatttttgctAAGGTCGTTGTGCAGACTGCTCTTCTTAATTAGAGGACGGATTTCCTAATTGAAGAATAAACCTTGAAGTCTTGTGAACATTCATTCTTAAATCCGAAGTTGGATGTTGACTCATCGCAAATAGTTTAGAGTATAACACTTGTGTGTATAATTAAGGAACAACAGATATGCATatcaaaattaattgtatattttgtaatttcccTCGGCTTTTAATCTTCATTAGGCATGTTAATCAatttcataaacaaataaataaataataatcaaattaatAAGTACAAGTAAGATAACGTATACCATACTATCATTTCGAAAGTTACGATTTCAATCTTCACCTTAGATTCCAAAATCACATATTGCATCGGAGTGTGTTATACTTGCTTCTTGCACAATACGATAAGTTTTGCTTTCCGCCGGAGTTTTTTGCCTATGGGTGAACGCGCCGCTCCTTAGCCGGTTAGCCAGTTAGCCGAGTCTCGGTGATTAGCGGGagatgaaaacaataatacaaaccACTCATACagcaatacacaaacaaatttacgCCACTCGTTAACCAGTTAGCCAAGTCTTGGTGATTAGCTGGAGAATGAAACAAACTAACCATAcaataatacacaaacaaatttacgCCGCTCGTTAGCCGGTTAGCCAGTTAGCCGGGTCTCGATGATTAGCGGAaggataaaacaataaaacaaaccaaccatacaaagatacataaacaaatttaagAGGCTCATTACTTACcatgtcggcctggttggcgcaattTGTATAGCGCTGGATTTCTATGCCCGATGTTGCGgtttcgattccgggccaggtcgatgatatttaagtgtgcttaaatgcgacagtctcatgtcagcagatttactggcgtgtaaagcaactcctgcggggcaaaattccggcacaccggcgacgctgatataacgtcggcagttgcgagcgtcgttaaataaagcataacattttttttttactttacttaTCAAATTGTCAAATGAGATGCTGAAACTGCCCCCTTCATTCTCCACGCATTTTTGCGTctttttaggaaattattcatCACTCGCTGTAGTTCATTTTGAGAAATCCGGACAATTTCCTGAAGAATATTACAGTATCTTTGAGTTCTTGTATGGAGTGCGGGATCGTCTTGAACActgtttttttgtaatttacaccAGAGATAATAATCGCAGGCTGATAGATCGGGGGACCGAGGGggcaaaaaatcccttataataACTCTCTCTTGTAAAACACGTTGTGAAAATCTGTCATGGAAATATTCGCAGTGTGAGCAGTGGCATAGTCCTGTTGAAAAAATGCATGATCACGATCCCTGTCGGTTTATTCTATGAAAAAAGGGGTTAGTATGGTATTCACATAAGTAACAGAGTGAACTGTATTCtccaaaaaaaaaatggtccTATGATTCTTTCACTAGTAATGACGCACCATATACCGATTTCGTCATAATGGAGGGGCACTTCATGTATGAAGTCAGGTCTATCAGTACTCCAGTAACGATTGTTTTAAGTACATATAATCGTAGAAGTGGAACCAGGTCTCTTccgataaaaatattaaatgtgggtCTATTTTTGTcaattatatacattttcccgAATCCACTCAAAATGTGCGCCCAAGTATGGGGTCACCTGGCTGAAGTGTATGTGCCATAGTTATTTTATACGGCTCAAAGTACAATATTTTAGTAGCATTTTGCACAGACCCATATGAAAATCCCACTTGTTGTGCAAGACAAAGAGATTTTCTAAGAGAATTTTCTAAACGATTACGAGTGTCATGTAATCTTTCTTTGATAAGAACCATAGGTTGCTTTTTGTTTCTTAGGCCAGACACTTCCAGTTTCCTGAAATTTGTAATAAAGATTATGGCCTGTTTTACGATCTGTAGCGTCTACACTCGGGAATCTTTCTTGAAACAATCTTCTAACTTCACGAGTTGGCTGAGTTAACACATATGAGTCGTAAATAAAGACACGCTGTGCCGTTGTAAACTCACGAGGCATAATACACTTCATGTATACTGTCGAATTAAGATCCGAACAACACAACACACACCCGGGAACAGCTGCGCTACGACTGCGACATTGAGCAAGGTCAGCAAGTAGGCTTGCCACTCCCTCCAGTGCGCGGCAAACGAGTGGGGGCTCGCTCATAGGAAAAACTCTGCGCCGCGGGGGAAAGCATAACTGATTGCACTGTAGATTTCGGGTGATCACGTTCATTcggcaattattttaatatcattgaTTATGCAAGGCTCGCATTGATTTCCCATCAATTTTATTGTAAGTCATAGCCTTCATCGCTGTGTTTAATATGGCTCGATCGCGAGCAGATTTTTAGACTTGTGATAGATAAACCGTCTTGCATACATTAATTTAGTATCATTTACGAATCCCATTTAATCACTGCTCTGTGATCACCGTGCAATCATTGCTCTGTTTctaaatagtttttttagttgAAAAGGGATATCAGTCAAAGAATTATAATTTCAAAATCATGTCGTCTTCTTTGAAAGTGCcctataaatcaaaatatatagaataaatacAATTCGATCCCTAATTATTCGTATCTCATCCTCTCTGaataaaatctgcagttacaagttttgtagtataaattttacaattagATCTACCATCTCTTCGTCTTTAACTATATAGATTGTAGTTGAAAATCTCTGCTGGGTAAAGCAGTCTTTGTAAttggaaataattattaaataagtaatttcagTGACTACTAGCTTTTCATATCCCTGACCAGTATTTAAGAGAGGATGAGAAGCTGTCCTGTATTTCTTCGATTTATATTCTGTGACGACATTACCATCCTTCGGTTACCAGGACTAACTTGTAATAGCGGAAATAAGGAGTTTGGTtgcatttaataaattttatggaagaaatagtatattttattacattattcttttCTTATAATCGTTACAACATTAACGAAGGAGTTCAGAAGCGTCGGAAACTTTTGATTTGAGGGAATTGCTAAAAATCCCCAAAACACCTCAACATACCGACGCAAAGTAACatcatttatttagtttttttcctgTTATTTTCCCTTCCCTTTTATGGTATTTATATACATACTTCTCTTGTTCTTCcactaattcatttatttttttaatatcctcTTATTGCCTTACCATTTTTGTAATTCGTTCGgtctttcttaattatttaattctttcttataatttattttacgtattttattcttatttccaTCTATTTGTCTATATTCCTATTATGGTTGActaattaattcgttcattcattgattcaatcattttcatttttacagtGTTTCATGTTTTCCTACTTTTATATATGCATTCTTTCTTCctacatattaattttaaacgTCTATATATTCGACATAAAAAGTAGAAAAATATGTAACACATTACGTAAGAGGAAGTTCCTGAACACGATTATAAGGGCAGCACCATTGTTATTGTATCAGCCGATAGATGGCAGTTTCAAAATTAACTATGAGTGAAAGGAAATGATGATACCTTACTCTGATAAGTCATCCGTGCAAGCGAAAGTTAGACGAGTATACTTATACAAGGAAAGTTGGGTACTaaaaatttattcattatttatccaGGAGTAAAGATTGAAATTGATAACTTTTACAAGAGTCAGTGTCACTTAGTTATGGAAGCAAAAGTTACAAGCATAGTCCATGCGTGCTGATCGCAAAAGAAGGTATAAAGGGTTAACGGGTAAAACCAAAACGTGCCAAGAAGATTGGGAAAATCTTTTGAGGAACTCTAAGAAACGACAAAACAATTTTACAAGCTATAGCAGCTATAAATACTAATCATCTTCATTAACCTTAAATATTAAATCTGTCGTTAAAGGTAGTTAATGTTATAAAGAACTTAcagttatttttacatttttggtcttcctttttaatttaatttttgcctTCGATACATAGACTAATTATGTGTATTTGTAATGGAAGGTTATATGTTCATTTCTGTCTTTGGAAATTAACTGTCTTAAAAATTTTccattttacataattaaatttcaaatatacgcactaatTACGAAATGCATTGTATTAAGTATTTGTATTCTATGATATAAGCACAAAGCAGAAATTTAGTTTCACATAATCTAAAATATCACTTAATAAACTTTCAAACATTTTTACATGAAGGATTATTCGCATTCTTGAATGTTGCACATCATTATATCGTGAAACTTCCTACTTAAGAAAATATACATATTCAGTTTCGAGAACTGTACATTATATCAGTGCGAATAATCTCTGCTGGACCTAATGCTCtaacacaataattaattttgtggtgaaaaagatttgaatgagaTACTGGATGTAATTAGCTTTTAACTGAAGAACAGGCATGATACGTTACCGTACTGCAGTCAACCGTTATCATGTAAATACAGGCTCACAGAGCATTAATATTATGATGAGTGTAAAATATATCAGCATAACTACAAGGAGAAACCACGGCCATCTAGATTATCAGTAAGCAATTTGCATTTAAAACGTTCCACGCCGTTGCTCGTAGATATATCTCACGATACAGTTCATGTCAAGGCCATACCCCGCTGCTAATTTTAAGAGTGTGTTTAACTCATATGTCTTACATTCAAAATCCGTGTAATTTGTTGAGTGCTTAATAATGAAGTGATTTTGGAAGTTTGTTATTCTAACACAGAACTAACTTTCAAACGCTCATACAAATTGTAATTAGGcatatttgtaagtaattgcaTTAAGTCCTTCTTTAATTAAACGACATAGCATCCGCAGACTACACAGTCTGACAagagtatagataattatacagtatggacagttcgtgtcggtacctttgatgtagaaggactgatttcaatgaccttcaaaccagtttgagcgtgagattctgctttctcccaggagttggcactgacatcacaccagctagcagtcgacacagcaaaaatgtaacatatacaaTTTATTACAGCTAAGTACATtatgaactaaaataaaataatttggacatATGaagtaataaatccgtcattaactctaATGTCTAGAATctaagagttcctttataatgagagttgagactttgaccccaacaacaattaaaatacctatgtaatgatttgatagcgctgaaaatgagaagtaaaaccatttgCCTGTACATTGTGTACAAATATTAACCgaatttgatatataattttttaatgtagcctattacattattttttaatataatctattagatataaaacataaaaaattattattacaacttgtttatcactgagaaataaggaaaagctgttaacttgaatttatttgaagcaagacGTTACTGGTTTATGCAATAAGGTTAGGC
Proteins encoded:
- the LOC138698205 gene encoding uncharacterized protein isoform X2, whose translation is MGELKRTSSANWVVTLGTVLLLAADTGGALYRPTRDDSYYYNRYGPGYTGTGYSDQRGSSSSHWDQRTSGGAGAGWGQSGGPVGPSNSWDRCPRCPSTGGSNGWDRGNGYDNLGYGVPPGTRWEKGGKGSGGSYGDGWGKGGSSGWDNRGWDSRGPPGGWSKGSYGGTSGGWDKGGGSNKYDTRGQGGWDNRGGAGSGGWDNRGPSSSWNNRGGSSGSWDNRGGPSGSWDNRGGSPGGAWDNRGGGGSSGSWDNRGGPSGSWDNRGGPSGSWDNRGGSPGGAWDNRGGQGSWDNRGPPGGGWDNRGGSGSWDNRGSPGGAWGGGGSGGGGRWDERSSGGGRWEDRGPGGGRWEERGSGGGRWAPGGSGGGNRWDERGPGWGPGGGGGGGGGGGGWDGPNRGWDSSGRGGGSQGSWGYDKGYASSWEYGGGGGGGGSGGGGYRGGSGGGGGDWGRDPPSSSGGSWRDRGGPGHVDYKEYYYDGGYGGGGGGGGGGGGSGHDHGDRYSPSHGGSSWGGGGGANGPPGYRGPTSYLSYLYDRNGSSPTSSSDHGGGSSSANGRISTVGTDSGSTKTTPPTTS
- the LOC138698205 gene encoding uncharacterized protein isoform X1, translated to MGELKRTSSANWVVTLGTVLLLAADTGGALYRPTRDDSYYYNRYGPGYTGTGYSDQRGSSSSHWDQRTSGGAGAGWGQSGGPVGPSNSWDRCPRCPSTGGSNGWDRGNGYDNLGYGVPPGTRWEKGGKGSGGSYGDGWGKGGSSGWDNRGWDSRGPPGGWSKGSYGGTSGGWDKGGGSNKYDTRGQGGWDNRGGAGSGGWDNRGPSSSWNNRGGSSGSWDNRGGPSGSWDNRGGSPGGAWDNRGGGGSSGSWDNRGGPSGSWDNRGGPSGSWDNRGGSPGGAWDNRGGQGSWDNRGPPGGGWDNRGGSGSWDNRGSPGGAWGGGGSGGGGRWDERSSGGGRWEDRGPGGGRWEERGSGGGRWAPGGSGGGNRWDERGPGWGPGGGGGGGGGGGGWDGPNRGWDSSGRGGGSQGSWGYDKGYASSWEYGGGGGGGGSGGGGYRGGSGGGGGDWGRDPPSSSGGSWRDRGHPSSCSGPGHVDYKEYYYDGGYGGGGGGGGGGGGSGHDHGDRYSPSHGGSSWGGGGGANGPPGYRGPTSYLSYLYDRNGSSPTSSSDHGGGSSSANGRISTVGTDSGSTKTTPPTTS